A stretch of the Thermus thermophilus genome encodes the following:
- a CDS encoding purine-nucleoside phosphorylase, giving the protein MELYDKIQEAVAYVRSKTDFVPEVGLVLGSGLGPLADEVEKVAEIPYGEIPHFPVSTAPGHAGRLILGRLEGKPVLVYKGRVHYYEGYSAEEVVFPVRVGFFLGARTFLLTSAAGGLNPRFRAGGIMLHLDYINFAGANPLRGPNDERLGPRFPVMFEAYDPELIALARKVARRQDLHLFEGVYAWFMGPSFASRAELKLLRELGADAIGMSTVPEVIALRHLGARVLGLSTITDMAVPEREHHATEEEVLRVAAETGPVFRRYVRGILAEL; this is encoded by the coding sequence ATGGAGCTCTACGACAAGATCCAGGAGGCTGTGGCCTACGTCCGCTCCAAGACGGACTTCGTCCCCGAGGTGGGCCTGGTTTTGGGCTCGGGGCTCGGCCCCTTGGCCGACGAGGTGGAGAAGGTGGCGGAGATCCCCTACGGGGAGATCCCCCACTTCCCCGTCTCCACCGCCCCGGGGCACGCCGGGAGGCTCATCCTGGGGCGCCTCGAGGGCAAGCCCGTTTTGGTCTACAAGGGCCGGGTCCACTACTACGAGGGCTACTCCGCCGAGGAGGTGGTCTTCCCCGTGCGGGTGGGCTTCTTCCTCGGGGCCAGGACCTTCCTCCTCACCTCCGCCGCCGGGGGGCTCAACCCCCGCTTCCGGGCGGGCGGGATCATGCTCCACCTGGACTACATCAACTTCGCCGGGGCGAACCCCCTAAGGGGCCCGAACGACGAGCGCCTGGGCCCCCGCTTCCCCGTGATGTTTGAGGCCTACGACCCGGAACTCATAGCGCTCGCCCGCAAGGTGGCGCGCAGGCAGGACCTCCACCTCTTTGAGGGGGTCTACGCCTGGTTCATGGGGCCGAGCTTCGCCAGCCGCGCGGAGCTTAAGCTTCTGCGGGAGCTCGGGGCGGACGCCATCGGCATGTCCACCGTGCCCGAGGTCATCGCCCTCCGCCACCTGGGGGCCCGGGTCCTGGGGCTATCCACCATCACCGACATGGCCGTGCCCGAACGGGAGCACCACGCCACGGAGGAGGAGGTCCTGCGCGTGGCCGCAGAGACGGGCCCCGTCTTCCGCCGGTATGTCCGGGGGATCCTCGCCGAGCTCTGA
- a CDS encoding acylphosphatase encodes MPRLVALVQGRVQGVGYRAFAQKKALELGLSGYAENLPDGRVEVVAEGPKEALELFLHHLRQGPRLARVEAVEVQWGEEAGLKGFHVY; translated from the coding sequence ATGCCGCGCCTCGTGGCCTTGGTGCAGGGAAGGGTGCAAGGGGTGGGGTACCGGGCCTTCGCCCAGAAGAAGGCCCTGGAGCTCGGCCTTTCCGGCTACGCCGAGAACCTCCCGGACGGCCGGGTGGAGGTGGTGGCCGAAGGCCCCAAGGAGGCCCTGGAGCTCTTCCTCCACCACCTCAGGCAAGGCCCCCGCCTCGCCCGGGTGGAGGCGGTGGAGGTCCAGTGGGGGGAGGAGGCGGGGCTAAAGGGCTTTCACGTGTACTGA
- a CDS encoding YdcF family protein, whose product MGRVVFWLLLLALLSAYAQETYDWIVVLGAAQYGGRPSPALERRLQAALHLFQEGRGRRIAVAGGKAPEDLYSEGEVGCRYLVARGVPEEALFCETRSRSTYENLLFLKPHLEGRLLLVTDAPHLPRALFLARLLGLEAEGYPVPGNYPLGYWAKEALYRLWLYLGLRPQGVFSSRFNASR is encoded by the coding sequence ATGGGGCGGGTGGTCTTCTGGCTTCTCCTCCTCGCCCTCCTTTCGGCCTACGCCCAGGAGACCTACGACTGGATCGTGGTCCTAGGGGCGGCCCAGTACGGGGGCAGGCCCTCCCCCGCCCTGGAGCGCCGCCTCCAGGCCGCCCTCCACCTCTTCCAGGAAGGCCGGGGGCGGAGGATCGCCGTGGCCGGGGGCAAGGCCCCGGAGGACCTCTACAGCGAGGGGGAGGTGGGCTGCCGCTACCTCGTGGCCCGGGGCGTGCCCGAAGAGGCCCTTTTCTGCGAGACCCGAAGCCGGAGCACCTACGAGAACCTCCTCTTCCTCAAACCCCACCTGGAGGGGCGCCTCCTCCTCGTCACCGACGCCCCCCACCTCCCCCGGGCCCTCTTCCTGGCCCGGCTTTTGGGCCTGGAGGCCGAGGGGTACCCCGTGCCCGGGAACTACCCCCTGGGCTACTGGGCCAAGGAGGCCCTTTACCGCCTCTGGCTCTACCTGGGCCTAAGGCCTCAGGGCGTCTTCTCCAGCCGCTTCAACGCCTCCAGATAG
- the hflX gene encoding GTPase HflX — protein MDKVFGRTQGLKKSELKRISNLYRRRLPKDRVLTPELAHTLAALSAEVGRPLSLVLDREGRVVRVAVGDAKDVPFPEEGWSERRLSGYRLLHTHLGPGGLSRPDLSVLFLRRLDNLAALEVEADGRPGLLHLAFLSPPRALEEDWRILPPKPFHQYLDLDLWGEVMALEEELSRQARVLEVRDGSGERALLVGVDTGEGPEAEAVLRELAELTRTAGGVPVKQILVFRKSLDPRYLVGLGKLEELKSLAYHENASTLIFGVDLTPAQAREIERVTGLKVLDRTQLILDIFALHAKTPEAQAQVELAQLRYLLPRLVGKGKEMSRLGGGIGTRGPGETKLEVDRRRLQDRIAHLSRKLQDYALRRQEARQKRKRRGVPLVAVVGYTNAGKTTLLRALTRAGEEGEDKLFATLRPLTRRGFLPGVGEVLFTDTVGFIRHMPEELLTAFRATLEEVREADVLVHVLDASEEGALERHRVVRDLLLDLGVEAPVVLALNKADRAAPYDLFFLGERLGGVPVSALKGTGLKELKEALARALLDLGVRPQAWAQYT, from the coding sequence TTGGATAAGGTTTTCGGGCGCACGCAAGGGCTCAAGAAGAGCGAACTGAAGCGGATTTCCAACCTGTACCGGAGGCGCCTCCCCAAGGACCGGGTCCTCACCCCGGAGCTCGCCCACACCCTGGCGGCCCTCTCCGCCGAGGTGGGGAGGCCCTTGAGCCTCGTCCTGGACCGGGAGGGGCGGGTGGTGCGGGTGGCCGTGGGGGACGCCAAGGACGTTCCCTTCCCCGAGGAGGGGTGGAGCGAGAGGCGGCTTTCCGGCTACCGCCTCCTCCACACCCACCTGGGCCCCGGGGGGCTTTCCCGGCCCGACCTCTCCGTCCTCTTCCTCAGGCGGTTGGACAACCTGGCCGCCTTGGAGGTGGAGGCGGACGGGCGCCCGGGCCTTTTGCACCTCGCCTTCCTCTCGCCGCCCAGGGCCCTGGAGGAGGACTGGCGGATCCTGCCCCCCAAGCCCTTCCACCAGTACCTGGACCTGGACCTCTGGGGCGAGGTCATGGCCCTGGAGGAGGAGCTTTCCCGCCAGGCCCGGGTCCTCGAGGTCCGGGACGGGAGCGGGGAGCGGGCCCTCCTGGTGGGGGTGGACACGGGGGAAGGCCCGGAGGCGGAGGCGGTCTTGCGGGAGCTCGCCGAGCTGACCCGGACCGCGGGGGGCGTGCCGGTGAAGCAGATCCTGGTCTTCCGCAAGAGCCTGGACCCGCGGTACCTGGTGGGCCTCGGCAAGCTGGAGGAGCTCAAGAGCCTGGCCTACCACGAGAACGCCTCTACCCTCATCTTCGGCGTGGACCTCACCCCGGCCCAGGCCCGGGAGATTGAGCGGGTCACGGGCCTCAAGGTCCTGGACCGGACCCAGCTCATCCTGGACATCTTCGCCCTCCACGCCAAGACCCCCGAGGCCCAGGCCCAGGTGGAGCTGGCCCAGCTCCGTTACCTCCTCCCCCGGCTCGTGGGGAAGGGGAAGGAGATGAGCCGCCTCGGGGGCGGGATCGGGACCCGGGGCCCCGGGGAGACGAAGCTGGAGGTGGACCGGCGCCGCCTCCAGGACCGGATCGCCCACCTCTCCCGTAAGCTCCAGGACTACGCCCTCCGCCGCCAGGAGGCGAGGCAGAAGCGGAAGCGGCGGGGCGTGCCCTTGGTGGCGGTGGTGGGCTACACCAATGCCGGCAAGACCACCCTCCTCCGCGCCCTGACCCGCGCCGGGGAGGAGGGGGAGGACAAGCTCTTCGCCACCTTGCGCCCCCTCACCCGCAGGGGCTTCCTCCCCGGGGTGGGGGAGGTCCTCTTCACCGACACCGTGGGCTTCATCCGCCACATGCCGGAGGAGCTCCTCACCGCCTTCCGGGCGACCCTGGAGGAGGTGAGGGAGGCGGACGTCCTGGTTCACGTCCTGGACGCCTCGGAGGAGGGGGCGCTGGAGCGGCACCGGGTGGTGCGGGACCTGCTTTTGGACCTCGGGGTGGAGGCCCCCGTGGTCCTCGCCCTCAACAAGGCGGACCGGGCGGCCCCCTACGACCTCTTCTTTTTGGGGGAGCGCTTGGGAGGCGTCCCCGTGTCCGCCCTCAAGGGGACGGGGCTTAAGGAACTCAAGGAGGCCCTCGCCCGGGCCCTGCTGGACCTTGGGGTCCGTCCCCAGGCCTGGGCTCAGTACACGTGA
- a CDS encoding superoxide dismutase: MPYPFKLPELGYPYEALEPHIDAQTMEIHHQKHHGAYVANLNAALEKYPYLHGVEVEVLLRHLAALPADIQTAVRNNGGGHLNHSLFWKLLTPGGAKEPVGELKKAIDQEFGGFQALKEKLTQAAMGRFGSGWAWLVKDPFGKLHVLSTPNQDNPVMEGFTPIVGIDVWEHAYYLKYQNRRADYLQAIWNVLNWDVAEEFFQKA; encoded by the coding sequence ATGCCGTACCCGTTCAAGCTTCCGGAGCTAGGCTACCCCTACGAGGCCCTCGAGCCCCACATTGACGCCCAGACCATGGAGATCCACCACCAGAAGCACCACGGGGCCTACGTGGCGAACCTCAACGCCGCCCTGGAGAAGTACCCCTACCTCCACGGGGTGGAGGTGGAGGTCCTCCTGAGGCACCTCGCCGCCCTCCCCGCGGACATCCAAACCGCCGTGCGCAACAACGGCGGCGGCCACCTGAACCACAGCCTCTTCTGGAAGCTCCTCACCCCAGGGGGCGCCAAGGAGCCCGTGGGGGAGCTGAAGAAGGCCATTGACCAGGAGTTCGGGGGCTTCCAGGCCCTCAAGGAAAAGCTCACCCAGGCGGCCATGGGCCGGTTCGGCTCGGGCTGGGCCTGGCTCGTGAAGGACCCCTTCGGCAAGCTCCACGTCCTCTCCACCCCCAACCAGGACAACCCGGTGATGGAGGGCTTCACCCCCATCGTGGGCATTGACGTCTGGGAGCACGCCTACTACCTCAAGTACCAGAACCGCCGCGCCGACTACCTCCAGGCCATCTGGAACGTCCTCAACTGGGACGTGGCCGAGGAGTTCTTCCAGAAGGCCTGA
- a CDS encoding BamA/OMP85 family outer membrane protein, producing MKRLLALGLLALTALAAPLREIVVEGADPVLQALARAALPFGVGEEPQDLEAARRAILETGYFRDVRLALEGDVLKILLVPNPPIAAVRVETEAFPEERLLTFLEQNFAIGKGATYNPVRAQEAAEALARAYRQAGFPFTPKVAVEAKEDKEGIALTFRVEERPEVKAVRLLGVSLLPEEELRKGLEALKGSFDFAKYQEALRAIARRYEEAGYRFSGPDLEASTLEEGVLTVRVRELKVARVEGEGLPLEDFPLKPKDPLNYPKLLEGIQDLSRKLSRVVNFTLLPQGDEVVVRLELGPEGGRIEGVEVSGNTALPTEALLGLLRLKPGEVYTPALAQEDTARVAERYREEGYEVADVRYSFQDGVYRLEVVELKIGGYRLEWQGGHRTRDEVVLRELPKPGSLLNVQELRKAIARLMATGLLAEPPRVSLAPGERPDEAVVVLGLKEARTGLFQPAIGWSSLEGWSGSLSFKETNLFGLAHQVSLDLAFVQNEARDNLSLSLGYAIPWLYLDYLDLKEVRTSLSLSAFSTPIGNNKLLQGTTDTGWEYTERRTGAAFSLSRPFSKDLENLRLTLGLSARRSTYALEVYDPNAPCDPSVSDTANPKYCDGTGYKDPSLAQSLLPTPGWTVRLDTTLGYLDVDDPRFRTQGYEASLATGLGLSLPDAGGRSFFVPLVATGKTYLPLDAEKRQALAFRLSAGTLLGYPPESERFYLSGGGSEALLLRGYEDRKYGGLSFATASVEYRYDFRLSPQGGTNLYGIVFADLGLADNTGGVKWGAGIGVQLDLDVFGALLPSLRLDYAFSPESPTGRIHFRIGPMF from the coding sequence ATGAAGCGGCTTCTCGCCCTGGGCCTACTGGCCCTTACGGCCCTCGCGGCCCCCCTGCGGGAGATCGTGGTGGAGGGGGCGGACCCCGTCCTCCAGGCCCTGGCCCGGGCCGCCCTCCCCTTCGGGGTGGGGGAGGAGCCCCAGGACCTGGAGGCCGCAAGGCGGGCCATCCTGGAAACGGGATACTTCCGGGACGTCCGGCTTGCCCTGGAGGGGGACGTCCTCAAGATCCTCCTCGTCCCCAACCCCCCCATCGCCGCGGTCCGGGTGGAGACCGAGGCCTTCCCCGAGGAGCGGCTCCTCACCTTCCTGGAGCAGAACTTCGCCATCGGCAAGGGGGCGACCTACAACCCCGTCCGCGCCCAAGAGGCCGCGGAGGCCCTGGCCCGGGCCTACCGGCAGGCGGGCTTCCCCTTCACCCCCAAGGTGGCGGTGGAGGCCAAGGAGGACAAGGAGGGGATCGCCCTCACCTTCCGGGTGGAGGAGCGCCCGGAGGTGAAGGCGGTGCGCCTCCTGGGGGTAAGCCTTCTTCCCGAGGAGGAGCTCCGCAAGGGCCTCGAGGCCCTCAAGGGAAGCTTTGACTTCGCCAAGTACCAGGAGGCCCTGAGGGCCATCGCCAGGCGGTACGAGGAGGCGGGCTACCGCTTTAGCGGCCCCGACCTCGAGGCCTCCACCCTGGAGGAGGGCGTCCTCACCGTGCGGGTGCGGGAGCTCAAGGTGGCCCGGGTGGAGGGGGAGGGGCTTCCCCTGGAGGACTTCCCCCTGAAGCCGAAAGACCCCTTGAACTACCCCAAGCTCCTGGAGGGGATCCAAGACCTCTCCCGGAAGCTCTCCCGCGTGGTGAACTTCACCCTCCTCCCCCAGGGGGACGAGGTGGTGGTGCGCTTGGAGCTCGGCCCGGAGGGGGGGAGGATTGAAGGGGTGGAGGTCTCGGGGAACACCGCCCTTCCCACCGAGGCCCTCCTCGGCCTCCTCCGCCTCAAGCCCGGGGAGGTCTACACCCCCGCCCTCGCCCAGGAGGACACGGCCCGCGTGGCCGAGCGCTACCGGGAGGAGGGCTACGAGGTGGCGGACGTCCGCTACAGCTTCCAGGACGGGGTCTACCGCCTGGAGGTGGTGGAGCTGAAGATCGGGGGGTACCGCCTGGAGTGGCAGGGAGGCCACCGCACCCGGGACGAGGTCGTCCTGCGGGAGCTGCCCAAGCCGGGAAGCCTCCTGAACGTCCAGGAGCTCAGGAAGGCCATCGCCCGCCTCATGGCCACGGGGCTTCTCGCCGAGCCGCCCCGCGTCTCCCTCGCCCCCGGGGAGAGGCCGGACGAGGCCGTGGTGGTCCTGGGCCTCAAGGAGGCGCGGACCGGCCTCTTCCAGCCCGCCATCGGCTGGAGCTCCCTGGAGGGATGGTCGGGGAGCCTCTCCTTCAAGGAGACCAACCTCTTCGGCCTGGCCCACCAGGTGAGCCTGGACCTCGCCTTCGTACAGAACGAGGCCCGGGACAACCTTTCCCTCTCCTTGGGCTACGCCATCCCCTGGCTTTACCTGGACTACCTGGACCTCAAGGAGGTGCGCACGAGCCTTTCCCTAAGCGCCTTCTCCACCCCCATCGGCAACAACAAGCTCCTCCAGGGGACCACGGACACCGGCTGGGAGTACACGGAGAGGCGCACCGGGGCGGCCTTCAGCCTCTCCCGCCCCTTTTCCAAGGACCTGGAGAACCTAAGGCTCACCCTCGGCCTCTCCGCCCGCCGCTCCACCTACGCCCTGGAGGTCTACGACCCGAACGCCCCCTGCGATCCGAGCGTGAGCGACACCGCCAACCCCAAGTACTGCGACGGCACCGGCTACAAGGACCCCTCCCTGGCCCAAAGCCTCCTCCCCACCCCCGGCTGGACCGTCCGCCTGGACACCACCTTGGGCTACCTGGACGTGGACGACCCCCGCTTCCGCACCCAAGGCTACGAGGCGAGCCTCGCCACCGGCCTCGGCCTCTCCCTGCCGGACGCGGGCGGGCGGAGCTTCTTCGTCCCCCTGGTGGCCACGGGCAAGACCTACCTGCCCCTGGACGCGGAAAAGCGCCAGGCCCTCGCCTTCCGTCTCTCCGCGGGGACCCTTTTGGGCTACCCGCCGGAAAGCGAGCGCTTCTACCTCTCCGGAGGCGGCTCCGAGGCCCTCCTCCTCAGGGGCTACGAGGACCGGAAGTACGGCGGCCTCTCCTTCGCCACCGCGAGCGTGGAGTACCGCTACGACTTCCGCCTCTCCCCCCAAGGGGGCACCAACCTCTACGGCATCGTCTTCGCCGACCTTGGCCTCGCCGACAACACCGGGGGGGTGAAGTGGGGCGCGGGGATCGGGGTCCAGCTGGATCTGGACGTCTTCGGGGCCCTCCTCCCCTCCCTGCGGCTGGACTACGCCTTCAGCCCCGAAAGCCCCACGGGGCGGATCCACTTCCGCATCGGGCCCATGTTCTAA
- a CDS encoding thiolase family protein, translating into MREVYVVAAVRTPIGKFGGVFKDVSPVDLGAHAMREALARAGVEGKALDLYVFGNVLRAGHGQLLPRQAALKAGIPKEVDGYQVDMVCASGMMAALNAVQFLRTGEAHLVLAGGMESMSQAGFYLSHRARWGYKFLLGAPENLQDVLLRDGLSDPFTGEAMGEQAERLAQDHGVTRQEVDEAAYLSHKRAAEATAQGLFAWEIAPMEVQGKKGPVVVDRDEGIRPETTPESLAALRPAFKKDGVLTAGNSSQISDGAAALLLASEEAVKAHGLKPIAKVLGGAWAAGEPWRFPEAPIPAAKRLLDRLGMRVSDFGLFENNEAFALNNVLFSRLLDVPYERLNVFGGAVALGHPIGASGARILVTLLNALRAKGEERGLAAICHGTGGSVAFAVEAV; encoded by the coding sequence ATGCGCGAGGTGTACGTTGTCGCCGCGGTGAGGACCCCCATCGGCAAGTTCGGGGGGGTCTTCAAAGACGTAAGCCCCGTGGACCTCGGCGCCCACGCCATGCGGGAGGCTTTGGCCCGGGCGGGGGTGGAGGGAAAGGCCTTGGACCTCTACGTCTTCGGCAACGTCCTCAGGGCCGGGCACGGGCAGCTCCTCCCCCGGCAGGCGGCCCTGAAGGCGGGCATTCCCAAGGAGGTGGACGGGTACCAGGTGGACATGGTCTGCGCCTCGGGGATGATGGCGGCGCTCAACGCCGTCCAGTTCCTCCGCACCGGGGAGGCCCACCTCGTCCTCGCCGGGGGGATGGAGTCCATGAGCCAGGCGGGCTTCTACCTCTCCCACCGGGCGCGGTGGGGGTACAAGTTCCTCCTGGGCGCTCCGGAAAACCTCCAGGATGTCCTCCTGCGGGACGGGCTTTCCGACCCCTTCACCGGGGAGGCCATGGGGGAGCAGGCGGAAAGGCTCGCCCAGGACCACGGGGTGACGCGGCAGGAAGTGGACGAGGCCGCCTACCTTTCCCACAAGAGGGCGGCGGAGGCCACGGCGCAGGGCCTCTTTGCCTGGGAGATCGCCCCCATGGAGGTTCAAGGGAAGAAGGGCCCGGTGGTGGTGGACCGGGACGAGGGGATCCGGCCTGAGACCACCCCGGAGTCCCTCGCCGCCCTCAGGCCCGCCTTCAAGAAGGACGGGGTCCTCACGGCGGGGAACTCCAGCCAGATCTCCGACGGGGCGGCGGCCCTCCTCCTCGCCTCCGAGGAGGCGGTCAAGGCCCACGGCCTGAAGCCCATCGCCAAGGTCCTCGGAGGGGCCTGGGCCGCCGGGGAGCCCTGGCGCTTCCCCGAGGCCCCTATCCCCGCGGCCAAAAGGCTCTTGGACCGTCTGGGGATGCGGGTTTCCGACTTCGGCCTCTTTGAGAACAACGAGGCCTTCGCCCTGAACAACGTCCTCTTCAGCCGCCTTCTGGACGTCCCCTACGAGCGGCTCAACGTCTTCGGAGGGGCGGTGGCCCTGGGCCACCCCATCGGGGCGAGCGGGGCGAGGATCCTGGTCACGCTCCTCAACGCCTTGCGGGCGAAGGGGGAGGAACGGGGCCTTGCCGCCATCTGCCACGGGACCGGGGGCTCGGTGGCCTTTGCGGTGGAGGCGGTGTAG
- a CDS encoding DUF503 domain-containing protein → MKAYLGLYTARLETPARSLKEKRALIKPALERLKARFPVSAARLYGLDAWGYEVVGFTLLGNDPAWVEETMRAAARFLAEAGGFQVALEEFRLEAFELDGLL, encoded by the coding sequence ATGAAGGCCTACCTCGGCCTTTACACCGCCAGGCTGGAGACCCCGGCCCGGAGCCTCAAGGAAAAGCGGGCCCTCATCAAGCCGGCCCTGGAAAGGCTCAAGGCCCGCTTCCCCGTTTCCGCGGCAAGGCTTTACGGCCTGGACGCCTGGGGCTACGAGGTCGTGGGCTTCACCCTCCTCGGCAACGACCCCGCCTGGGTGGAGGAGACGATGCGGGCCGCGGCCCGCTTCCTGGCGGAGGCGGGGGGGTTTCAGGTGGCCCTGGAGGAGTTCCGCCTCGAGGCCTTTGAGCTGGACGGGCTCCTCTAG
- a CDS encoding YggS family pyridoxal phosphate-dependent enzyme, with amino-acid sequence MGLPQVLERIAQACRRAGRRPEEVRLVAVTKGRSVEEIREKVLAYGAFPLGESRVQEALKKMDLLQAEWHLVGHLQRNKAKFAPRFALVHSLDSLRLAEALEKVGEKAGVRLKVLVEVNLGREPQKHGVLEEELPELLPRLREMPHLEVLGLMTVPPIGPEAVVRPIFRRLSQLADRYGLPERSMGMSDDYEWAVEEGATLVRVGRALFVD; translated from the coding sequence ATGGGGCTTCCCCAGGTTCTGGAGCGCATCGCGCAAGCCTGCCGCCGCGCGGGGCGCAGGCCCGAGGAGGTCCGCCTCGTGGCGGTGACCAAGGGGCGCTCGGTGGAGGAGATCCGGGAGAAGGTCCTGGCTTACGGGGCCTTTCCCCTGGGGGAGAGCCGGGTCCAGGAGGCCCTGAAGAAGATGGACCTCCTCCAGGCGGAGTGGCACCTCGTCGGCCACCTGCAACGCAACAAGGCCAAGTTCGCCCCCCGCTTCGCCCTCGTCCACTCCCTGGACTCCCTGCGCCTGGCGGAGGCCTTGGAGAAGGTGGGGGAGAAGGCGGGGGTCCGGCTTAAGGTCCTGGTGGAGGTGAACCTGGGCCGGGAGCCGCAGAAGCACGGGGTCTTGGAGGAGGAGCTCCCGGAACTCCTCCCCCGCCTCCGGGAGATGCCCCACCTCGAGGTCCTGGGCCTCATGACCGTGCCCCCCATCGGTCCCGAGGCGGTGGTCCGCCCCATCTTCCGCAGGCTTTCCCAGCTTGCCGACCGGTATGGCCTGCCCGAGCGCTCCATGGGCATGTCCGACGATTACGAGTGGGCCGTGGAGGAGGGGGCCACCTTGGTGCGCGTGGGCCGGGCCCTTTTTGTAGACTAG
- a CDS encoding DivIVA domain-containing protein, which produces MDLSPLDVRYQEFPRAFRGYHRGAVREYLARVAEAMEALIQENEALKERLRALEEENARLKEAEGELKRAVVAAERIARELKAQAEREAELLRKEAQAAKERLLQEAAVELKRLRAEIERARQEKALFLGQVRALFEGYLEALKRLEKTP; this is translated from the coding sequence ATGGACCTTTCGCCCTTGGACGTACGCTACCAGGAGTTCCCCAGGGCCTTTCGCGGCTACCACCGGGGGGCGGTGCGGGAGTACCTGGCCCGGGTCGCCGAGGCCATGGAGGCCCTCATCCAGGAGAACGAGGCCCTGAAGGAGCGCCTTCGGGCCCTGGAGGAGGAGAACGCCCGCCTCAAGGAGGCGGAAGGGGAGCTCAAGCGGGCGGTGGTGGCCGCCGAACGGATCGCCCGGGAGCTCAAGGCCCAAGCGGAGCGGGAGGCGGAGCTCTTGCGCAAGGAGGCCCAGGCCGCCAAGGAAAGGCTCCTCCAGGAGGCCGCCGTGGAGCTCAAGCGCCTCCGGGCGGAGATTGAGCGGGCCCGCCAGGAGAAGGCCCTCTTCCTCGGCCAGGTGAGGGCCCTCTTTGAGGGCTATCTGGAGGCGTTGAAGCGGCTGGAGAAGACGCCCTGA
- the fumC gene encoding class II fumarate hydratase, with protein sequence MEYRIERDTMGEVRVPADKYWGAQTQRSLENFRIGTDRFRMPLEIIRAYGMLKKAAARANLELGELPEEIAKAIIQAAEEVVQGKWDDHFPLVVFQTGSGTQTNMNVNEVIANRASEILGKPLGSKYVHPNDHVNRGQSSNDTFPTAMYVAVALALHQRLYPAVEGLIRTLTAKAQAFDHIVKVGRTHLMDAVPITLGQEIGSWAAQLKTTLAAVKEMEKGLYNLAIGGTAVGTGLNAHPRFGELVAKYLAEETGLPFRVAENRFAALAAHDELVNVMGALRTLAGALMKIGNDVRWLASGPYAGIGEITIPANEPGSSIMPGKVNPTQVEALTMVVVRVYGNDHTVAFAGSQGNFQLNVYKPVMAYSTLESINLLADAVASFDAHLAQGIEPNLERIEEHLQKNPMLATALNKAIGYDKAAEIVKKALREKKTLKQAALELGYLTEEEFDRIVVPMRLAKPHEGA encoded by the coding sequence ATGGAATACCGGATTGAGCGGGACACCATGGGCGAGGTGCGGGTGCCGGCGGACAAGTACTGGGGCGCGCAGACCCAGCGCTCCCTGGAGAACTTCAGGATCGGGACCGACCGCTTCCGCATGCCCCTGGAGATCATCCGGGCCTACGGGATGCTGAAGAAGGCGGCCGCGAGAGCCAATCTGGAGCTCGGGGAGCTCCCCGAGGAGATCGCCAAGGCCATCATCCAGGCGGCGGAGGAGGTGGTCCAGGGGAAGTGGGACGACCACTTCCCCCTGGTGGTCTTCCAGACGGGAAGCGGCACCCAGACCAACATGAACGTGAACGAGGTCATCGCCAACCGGGCCTCGGAGATCCTGGGGAAGCCCCTGGGCTCTAAGTACGTCCACCCCAACGACCACGTGAACCGGGGGCAGAGCTCCAACGACACCTTCCCCACCGCCATGTACGTGGCCGTGGCCCTGGCGCTCCACCAGAGGCTCTATCCCGCGGTGGAAGGCCTGATCCGGACCCTTACGGCCAAGGCCCAGGCCTTTGACCACATCGTCAAGGTGGGGCGGACCCACCTGATGGACGCCGTGCCCATCACCCTCGGACAGGAGATCGGCAGCTGGGCCGCCCAGCTCAAGACCACCCTCGCCGCCGTCAAGGAGATGGAAAAGGGCCTCTACAACCTCGCCATCGGCGGAACGGCGGTGGGCACGGGCTTAAACGCCCACCCCCGCTTTGGAGAACTCGTGGCCAAGTACCTCGCGGAGGAGACGGGGCTCCCCTTCCGGGTGGCGGAGAACCGCTTCGCCGCCCTGGCCGCCCACGACGAGCTGGTCAACGTCATGGGGGCCCTCCGCACCCTGGCCGGGGCCCTGATGAAGATCGGCAACGATGTTCGCTGGCTCGCCTCCGGCCCCTACGCGGGCATCGGGGAGATCACCATCCCCGCCAACGAGCCCGGGTCCTCCATCATGCCCGGGAAGGTGAACCCCACCCAGGTGGAGGCCCTCACCATGGTGGTGGTCCGGGTCTACGGCAACGACCACACCGTGGCCTTCGCGGGAAGCCAGGGGAACTTCCAGCTCAACGTCTACAAGCCGGTGATGGCCTACAGCACCCTGGAGAGCATCAACCTCCTCGCGGACGCCGTGGCCTCCTTTGACGCCCATCTGGCCCAGGGGATTGAGCCCAACCTGGAGCGCATTGAGGAGCACCTGCAGAAAAACCCCATGCTGGCCACCGCCCTCAACAAGGCCATCGGCTACGACAAGGCGGCGGAGATCGTCAAGAAGGCCCTCAGGGAGAAGAAGACCCTGAAGCAGGCGGCCCTCGAGCTCGGCTACCTCACGGAGGAGGAGTTTGACCGCATCGTGGTCCCCATGAGGCTCGCCAAGCCCCACGAGGGGGCGTAG